A single genomic interval of Spinacia oleracea cultivar Varoflay chromosome 6, BTI_SOV_V1, whole genome shotgun sequence harbors:
- the LOC110793160 gene encoding anaphase-promoting complex subunit 2, which yields MAALDSLTSDSIEEILESWNCFCFSTDALLNGNVEVAVGDKFVSCVHFLCSHHLRSLVEDQFFQSLEVTFETRGASRFWHHFDAYVDGSLLTNEESGLEEVLYKALEELSLVKQCQERTLLMLVHSLQSCRNSMLDKKYSADAERVYLLSKYQLMVSSVLMASLPRQFPAILNQYFKRRLEELSTLMDGSCQEELHDKENMDLDEKRKSFSGVGEMDIDEHYDRKKLSENSLLVKNIGKVVQDLRSLGFTSMTEDAYASAIFLLLKDKVQDLAGDDYRSSVLDSIKVWIQAVPFHFLHALLTYLGDSVCPDSPSSGLKSPLASHPSSFYPGVDTPSEGLIRWKLRLEYFAYETLQDLRIAKLFDIIVDYPDSSPAIEDLKQCLDYTGQHSKLVDSFISALKYRLLTAGASTNDILHQYVSTIKALKTIDPAGIFLEAVGEPIRDYLRGRKDTIKCIVTLLTDGSGGNASSGAAGDSLLEELNRDEENQENINLDDDFNVDDKQSWLNAQRWEPDPVEADPLKGSRNRRKVDVLGMVVGIIGSKDQLVNEYRVMLAEKLLNKSDYDIDSEIRTLELLKIHFGESSMQKCEIMLNDLIDSKRTNNNIKKTIPKPSLAEGEVEKSEFSLDALAATIISSNFWPPIQDEPVNLPGSVDELLSDYAKRFHEIKTPRKLLWKKNLGVVKLELQFEEKAVQFSVSPILASIIMQFQDQTRWTAEDLAAAVGVPVDILNRRINFWISKGILSESLGEDTNYHIFSLMEGADSNRTGIHGGSNDEHLMGDEDGDRSLASVEDQLHKEMTVYEKFILGMLTNFGSMALDRIHNTLKMFCVADPQYDKSLQQLQSFLAGLVSEEKLELREGMYVLKK from the exons ATGGCAGCCCTGGACTCTCTCACCTCCGATTCAATTGAAGAAATTCTTGAAAGCTGGAATTGTTTCTGCTTCAGTACTGACGCACTCTTAAACGGCAATGTTGAAGTCGCTGTTGGCGATAAGTTCGTCTCTTGCGTGCATTTTCTATGTAGTCACCACCTTCGCTCGCTCGTCGAAGATCAATTCTTTCAATCCCTTGAG gTAACTTTTGAGACAAGAGGTGCGTCAAGATTCTGGCATCATTTTGATGCTTACGTCGATGGTTCTTTGTTGACG AATGAAGAGAGTGGATTAGAGGAAGTGTTGTACAAAGCTTTGGAAGAATTATCATTGGTGAAGCAATGCCAAGAGAGAACTCTGTTAATGCTTGTTCATAGTTTGCAATCCTGTAGGAATAGTATGTTGGACAAGAAATATAGTGCAGATGCAGAAAGAGTCTATCTTCTTTCTAAATACCAGCTAATGGTGTCTTCAGTGCTCATGGCATCACTTCCCCGTCAATTTCCTG CAATcttaaaccaatattttaaGAGAAGGCTGGAAGAGCTAAGTACCCTAATGGATGGGAGTTGCCAGGAAGAACTTCATGATAAGGAGAATATGGATTTGGATGAGAAACGCAAATCGTTCTCTGGGGTTGGTGAGATGGATATTGATGAACACTATGATCGGAAGAAACTTTCAGAGAACAGTTTATTAGTTAAGAACATTGGAAAGGTGGTTCAAGACCTAAGAAGCCTGGGATTCACATCAATGACTGAGGATGCATATGCTTCTGCTATCTTTTTGCTATTGAAG GATAAAGTTCAAGATTTGGCTGGCGATGATTATAGGAGTTCAGTCCTGGACTCCATCAAAGTGTGGATTCAG GCTGTACCATTTCATTTCTTGCATGCACTCCTTACTTATCTTGGCGATTCTGTCTGCCCTGATAGCCCATCTTCTGGTCTCAAGTCACCGTTGGCTTCACATCCATCCTCATTCTATCCTGGGGTGGACACTCCATCTGAAGGACTCATCAGATGGAAATTGCGGCTAGAGTATTTTGCTTATGAAACATTGCAAGATTTAAGGATTGCCAAACTATTTGATATAATAGTGGATTATCCTGACAG CTCACCAGCAATTGAAGACTTAAAACAGTGTCTTGATTACACTGGGCAACATTCAAAATTAGTTGATTCCTTCATCTCTGCCCTTAAGTACCGCTTGCTTACTGCTGGTGCTTCAACTAATGATATACTGCACCAATATGTTTCAACTATTAAAGCACTAAAGACAATAGACCCAGCTGGTATATTTCTCGAAGCTGTTGGTGAGCCTATACGAGATTATTTGAGGGGAAGAAAAGACACCATAAAATGCATCGTAACCCTGTTGACCGATGGAAGTGGTGGAAATGCAAGTTCTGGCGCTGCTGGGGATAGTCTACTTGAAGAGTTGAACAGAGATGAGGAAAACCAAGAGAATATTaatcttgatgatgattttaATGTCGATGACAAGCAATCATGGCTTAATGCTCAACG TTGGGAACCAGATCCTGTGGAGGCTGACCCTCTAAAGGGTAGTAGAAACAGAAGGAAAGTTGATGTACTTGGAATGGTTGTTGGGATAATTGGATCAAAGGATCAGCTAGTGAATGAATATCGTGTTATgcttgctgaaaagcttctgAACAAATCTGACTATGATATTGACTCAGAGATACGGACACTGGAACTGCTGAAG ATACATTTTGGGGAGAGTAGCATGCAGAAATGTGAGATTATGCTTAATGATTTGATTGATTCCAAGAGAACTAacaacaatattaaaaaaactATTCCAAAGCCATCTCTAGCAG AAGGTGAAGTGGAGAAATCTGAGTTTTCGCTTGATGCTCTTGCTGCTACAATAATATCATCAAATTTCTGGCCTCCAATCCAG GACGAGCCTGTTAATCTACCAGGGTCAGTTGATGAGCTTTTATCAGACTATGCAAAAAGGTTTCATGAAATTAAAACACCGCGCAAGCTATTATGGAAAAAAAACCTTGGTGTTGTCAAG TTGGAATTACAATTTGAAGAAAAAGCTGTCCAATTTTCAGTCTCTCCAATTCTTGCATCTATTATAATGCAATTTCAGGACCAAACCCG TTGGACGGCGGAAGATCTTGCAGCTGCTGTTGGGGTGCCTGTTGACATACTTAATCGAAGGATAAATTTTTGGATCAGCAAG GGAATTCTTTCAGAATCATTGGGAGAAGATACCAATTATCACATATTTTCACTGATGGAAGGGGCTGACTCTAATAGAACTGGTATTCACGGGGGCAGTAATGATGAACATCTCATGGGTGATGAAGACGGGGACAGATCGCTGGCATCTGTTGAAGATCAATTACACAAAGAAATGACTGTTTATGAG AAATTTATCTTGGGGATGCTGACAAACTTTGGCAGCATGGCGTTGGATCGAATTCACAACACTTTAAAG ATGTTCTGTGTTGCCGATCCTCAATATGATAAATCACTCCAACAACTACAGAGCTTCTTAGCTGGCCTTGTTTCAGAAGAAAAGTTGGAACTAAGGGAGGGAATGTATGTCTTGAAGAAATGA